In Acidobacteriota bacterium, one DNA window encodes the following:
- a CDS encoding adenylosuccinate synthase, translated as METCAVVVVGAQWGDEGKGKIVDLLSCHFGWVARSQGGHNAGHTVVIGERKFVLQLIPCGILSGAKAVIGNGVVVDPQALVDEIAALEAAGVEVKGRLQVSRRAHIILPYHRMIELAAENAPGRVKIGTTSRGIGPAYEDKMGRRGLRLQDLYDRELLRSHITNALAEKNAIARALYGSEPLDAGQIYETYVALSEQIRPYVADTAWTLNQAAERGESILLEGAQGALLDIDHGTYPFVTSSSTTAGGACTGTGLAPTRIGAVVGVSKAYCTRVGGGPFPTEAEGECADGLRQRGNEFGSVTGRPRRVGWFDVPLMRYAAMVNGFETLIITKLDVLDQLERIPVCTGYRMQGKATVSPPAAALAWNKLEPQYEELPGWQTSTEGMTRPEQLPAAARAYLAFLGKKTGLDIAMVSTGPERDQTISMPGSRLPHILEGARARIAASR; from the coding sequence AAATTGTGGACCTGCTGTCGTGCCACTTCGGCTGGGTGGCGCGCAGCCAGGGCGGCCACAACGCCGGGCATACGGTGGTCATTGGCGAGCGCAAGTTCGTGCTGCAGTTGATCCCCTGCGGCATTCTGAGCGGCGCGAAGGCGGTGATCGGCAACGGGGTGGTGGTCGATCCGCAGGCGCTGGTGGACGAGATTGCGGCGCTGGAAGCCGCAGGCGTCGAAGTGAAGGGACGGCTGCAGGTTTCGCGGCGGGCGCACATTATTCTGCCGTATCACCGCATGATCGAGCTGGCGGCGGAGAACGCGCCGGGGCGGGTGAAGATCGGCACAACCTCGCGCGGCATCGGGCCGGCGTATGAAGACAAGATGGGGCGGCGGGGGCTGCGGCTGCAGGACCTGTACGACCGCGAGTTGCTGCGCAGCCACATTACAAACGCGCTGGCGGAAAAGAACGCCATCGCCAGGGCGCTGTACGGCTCGGAACCGCTCGATGCGGGCCAGATTTATGAGACCTATGTGGCGCTGAGCGAGCAGATCCGGCCTTATGTGGCCGACACGGCGTGGACGCTGAATCAGGCGGCAGAGCGGGGCGAGTCGATTCTGCTGGAAGGGGCGCAGGGCGCGCTGCTGGATATTGATCACGGCACGTACCCATTCGTCACCTCGAGCAGCACCACCGCGGGCGGGGCGTGCACGGGAACGGGGCTGGCACCGACGCGCATCGGCGCGGTGGTGGGCGTCAGCAAGGCGTACTGCACGCGCGTGGGCGGAGGGCCGTTTCCGACCGAGGCCGAGGGCGAGTGCGCCGACGGGCTGCGGCAGCGCGGCAATGAATTTGGCAGCGTGACCGGACGGCCGCGGCGGGTGGGCTGGTTTGACGTGCCACTGATGCGCTACGCCGCCATGGTTAATGGCTTCGAAACGCTGATCATTACCAAATTGGACGTGCTCGATCAGCTTGAGCGCATTCCGGTGTGCACCGGCTATCGCATGCAGGGCAAGGCGACGGTTTCGCCGCCCGCGGCGGCGCTCGCCTGGAACAAGCTGGAGCCGCAGTATGAGGAGCTGCCGGGCTGGCAGACTAGCACCGAGGGCATGACGCGGCCGGAGCAACTGCCCGCGGCGGCGCGCGCGTATCTGGCATTTCTGGGAAAGAAGACCGGCCTCGATATCGCGATGGTGTCGACAGGCCCGGAGCGCGACCAGACGATTTCCATGCCGGGCAGCCGGCTGCCGCACATTCTGGAGGGTGCCCGTGCCCGGATTGCCGCCAGTCGCTGA